Proteins encoded in a region of the Leifsonia sp. PS1209 genome:
- a CDS encoding amidohydrolase — MDLEALYRDLHSHPELSFAEHRTSGVVADALTDLGVEVVTGIGVTGVAGVFRNGDGPTVLLRADMDALPVLEDTGLEWASTQTGVDHTGATVPVMHACGHDIHITCLLGAVERLVADRADWSGTLVAVFQPAEEHGGGAQVMVEDGLYDKVPTPDIVLGQHVTPLPAGMLGAHSGPAMAAVDTMQVVLHGRGGHGSRPETTIDPVVMAAATVMRLQTVVSREVAAQDTSVVTVGSLHAGTANNIIAAEAALGISIRSFSEEVRGRVLSSVERIIRAEATASGADVPPDIEYGERYPVTVNDPEATARTNGAFAAEFGEDRIFDPGAISGSEDVGNLATAVGVPLVYWMLGGGDPQKVAAAMAAGTAETDIPSNHSPHFAPLAQPTIDTGVRALVVAAREWLA; from the coding sequence ATGGATCTCGAAGCCCTGTACCGCGACCTGCACAGCCACCCTGAGCTCTCCTTCGCCGAGCACCGCACCTCCGGTGTCGTCGCCGACGCGCTCACCGACCTGGGGGTCGAGGTGGTCACCGGCATCGGCGTCACCGGCGTTGCCGGGGTGTTCCGCAACGGCGACGGCCCCACCGTGCTGCTGCGCGCCGACATGGATGCGCTGCCCGTGCTGGAGGACACCGGCCTCGAGTGGGCGTCCACCCAGACCGGCGTGGACCACACCGGCGCGACCGTCCCCGTCATGCACGCGTGCGGCCACGACATCCACATCACCTGCCTCCTCGGAGCGGTCGAGCGCCTGGTCGCCGACCGCGCGGACTGGTCGGGAACGCTCGTCGCCGTCTTCCAGCCGGCCGAGGAGCACGGCGGCGGCGCGCAGGTGATGGTCGAGGACGGCCTCTACGACAAGGTCCCGACGCCCGACATCGTGCTCGGTCAGCACGTCACCCCTCTTCCCGCCGGGATGCTCGGAGCCCACTCCGGCCCGGCGATGGCGGCGGTCGACACGATGCAGGTCGTCCTGCACGGCCGCGGCGGCCACGGCTCGCGCCCGGAGACCACCATCGACCCGGTCGTCATGGCCGCGGCGACCGTGATGCGTTTGCAGACGGTGGTGTCGCGCGAGGTCGCCGCCCAGGACACCTCGGTGGTCACGGTCGGCTCGCTGCACGCCGGCACGGCGAACAACATCATCGCCGCCGAGGCCGCCCTCGGCATCAGCATCCGCAGCTTCAGCGAGGAGGTGCGCGGCCGCGTGCTCTCGTCGGTGGAGCGCATCATCAGGGCGGAGGCCACCGCATCCGGTGCCGACGTGCCGCCCGACATCGAGTACGGGGAGCGCTACCCGGTCACCGTGAACGACCCGGAGGCCACCGCCCGCACCAACGGCGCGTTCGCGGCGGAGTTCGGCGAGGACCGCATCTTCGACCCCGGCGCGATCTCCGGCAGCGAGGACGTCGGCAACCTCGCGACCGCGGTCGGCGTCCCGCTGGTGTACTGGATGCTCGGCGGCGGCGACCCCCAGAAGGTCGCGGCGGCGATGGCGGCGGGCACGGCGGAGACGGACATCCCGTCCAACCACTCCCCGCACTTCGCGCCGCTCGCCCAGCCGACCATCGACACCGGCGTGCGCGCCCTGGTCGTGGCCGCGCGGGAGTGGTTGGCGTAG
- a CDS encoding MATE family efflux transporter, producing MTSSSLRPVDRDILRLAVPALGALVAEPVFLLADSAMVGHLGVAPLAGLGIASAILQTIVGLMVFLAYSTTPAVARRLGAGDLRGAVASGVDGCWLALGLGIVLAVGGWFASPALVGLFGASTAVSEAATRYLEISMLGLPAMLLVFAATGLLRGLQDTKTPLVVAVAGFAVNIVLNYLFIYVAGLGIAGSAVGTVAAQWAMAAVYLVIVAVNARRVGAPLLPHHTGLTSTARSGGWLLLRTASLRAAMLLAVFAATRLGPDELAAFQVAMTVFATLAFALDALAIAAQALVGKGLGAGDLDGVRAVLRRCIQWGIGAGVVLGAVVLLTSPVAAGLFTGDATVAALLPPALAIVGIGAPLGGYVFVLDGVLIGAGDARYLALTGLANVALFVPLAVAVVVWGSHDAAGLAWLTAAFAFGYIGARAVTLGLRARTTRWMRAGAVV from the coding sequence GTGACGTCATCCTCCCTCCGCCCGGTCGACCGGGACATCCTCCGCCTCGCCGTGCCCGCGCTCGGCGCGCTCGTCGCCGAGCCCGTCTTCCTGCTGGCCGACTCCGCGATGGTGGGGCACCTCGGGGTGGCGCCGCTCGCCGGGCTCGGGATCGCGAGCGCGATCCTGCAGACGATCGTCGGGCTGATGGTGTTCCTCGCGTACAGCACCACCCCCGCTGTCGCCCGGCGGCTCGGGGCCGGTGACCTGCGCGGGGCCGTCGCATCCGGGGTCGACGGATGCTGGCTGGCGCTCGGGCTCGGCATCGTGCTCGCGGTGGGCGGCTGGTTCGCGTCACCGGCGCTGGTCGGCCTGTTCGGCGCATCCACTGCGGTGTCGGAGGCGGCCACCCGCTACCTGGAGATCTCGATGCTCGGGCTGCCGGCGATGCTGCTGGTGTTCGCGGCGACCGGTCTGCTGCGCGGGCTGCAGGACACGAAGACCCCGCTCGTGGTCGCGGTGGCCGGGTTCGCGGTGAACATCGTGCTCAACTACCTCTTCATCTATGTGGCCGGGCTCGGCATCGCGGGGTCCGCGGTGGGCACGGTCGCGGCGCAGTGGGCGATGGCGGCCGTGTATCTGGTGATCGTCGCCGTCAACGCGCGGAGGGTCGGAGCACCGCTGCTCCCCCATCACACCGGACTCACGAGCACCGCCCGCTCCGGCGGCTGGCTGCTGCTGCGCACGGCCAGCCTGCGCGCGGCGATGCTGCTCGCGGTGTTCGCGGCCACCAGGCTCGGGCCGGACGAGCTCGCGGCGTTCCAGGTGGCGATGACCGTGTTCGCGACCCTGGCGTTCGCCCTGGATGCGCTCGCCATCGCCGCGCAGGCCCTGGTCGGCAAAGGACTCGGCGCCGGTGACCTCGACGGGGTGCGTGCGGTGCTGCGGCGGTGCATCCAGTGGGGAATCGGGGCAGGGGTGGTGCTCGGCGCCGTGGTGCTGCTCACCAGCCCGGTCGCAGCGGGACTGTTCACCGGGGACGCCACGGTCGCCGCGCTGCTGCCGCCGGCGCTCGCCATCGTGGGCATCGGTGCACCGCTCGGCGGCTACGTGTTCGTGCTCGACGGCGTGCTGATCGGCGCAGGCGACGCGCGCTACCTGGCGCTCACCGGGCTGGCGAACGTGGCGTTGTTCGTGCCGCTCGCGGTGGCGGTGGTCGTCTGGGGAAGCCACGACGCCGCCGGGCTGGCGTGGCTCACGGCGGCGTTCGCGTTCGGGTACATCGGCGCGCGCGCCGTGACGCTCGGACTCAGGGCGCGCACCACCCGATGGATGCGCGCCGGAGCAGTGGTGTAG
- a CDS encoding SDR family oxidoreductase has translation MPLALITGAARADSIAAGIVPRLRSDGWEVVTSDLADVDYPCDLSTATGPGELIAAVTAERGPIGALILSHAHDVESGILDTTAESFDRHVAINTRASLLLIAAFARQVAPGGGAIVALTSDHTTGNLPYGASKGALDRIVISAARELGPLGISANAVNPGPIDTGWMSDELRATLTPAHPLGRLGTPADIAAVVSFLVSDEGRWVSGQLLHTDGGFSARF, from the coding sequence GTGCCTCTCGCTCTCATCACCGGAGCGGCGCGGGCCGACAGCATCGCTGCCGGGATCGTGCCGCGGCTGCGCAGCGACGGCTGGGAGGTCGTCACCAGCGATCTCGCCGACGTCGACTACCCGTGCGATCTGTCGACCGCCACGGGACCGGGCGAGCTGATCGCCGCCGTCACGGCGGAGCGCGGTCCGATCGGGGCGCTCATCCTGAGCCACGCCCACGACGTCGAGTCCGGAATCCTCGACACCACGGCCGAGAGCTTCGACAGGCACGTGGCGATCAACACCAGGGCGAGCCTCCTGCTGATCGCGGCGTTCGCGCGCCAGGTCGCGCCGGGCGGCGGCGCCATCGTCGCGCTGACCAGCGACCACACCACGGGCAACCTGCCGTACGGCGCATCCAAAGGGGCGCTCGACCGCATCGTCATCTCGGCGGCGCGCGAGCTCGGCCCGCTCGGCATCTCCGCCAACGCCGTCAATCCGGGGCCCATCGACACGGGCTGGATGAGCGACGAGCTCCGGGCGACCCTCACCCCCGCGCATCCACTCGGCCGCCTGGGCACACCGGCCGACATCGCCGCCGTCGTGTCCTTCCTCGTCTCCGACGAAGGACGGTGGGTCTCCGGGCAGCTCCTGCACACCGACGGCGGGTTCTCCGCCCGGTTCTGA
- a CDS encoding ABC transporter ATP-binding protein, whose amino-acid sequence MDTVIEAVGLEKRFGRVRALDGLDLSVSAGEVHGFLGPNGAGKSTTIRILLGLAKASGGRATLFGREPWKDAVDLHRRIAYVPGDVSLWPNLSGGEAIDLLARLRGGTADKAVYAERKKRLIDVFQLDPTKKGRAYSKGNRQKVALVAAFATPADLYILDEPTSGLDPLMEATFNSEIARVAGDGATVLLSSHILSEVEQLCDRVSIIRAGRTVESGTLSELRHLTRTEVSFVADGITDAQLARIPNAHDLHTSDGRVRFTADSDKLSGVLSALAELDTQGLTVAPPSLEELFLRHYGDELAGANER is encoded by the coding sequence ATGGACACAGTCATTGAGGCCGTCGGCCTCGAAAAGCGGTTCGGCCGGGTGCGCGCACTCGACGGTCTCGACCTCTCCGTCTCCGCGGGCGAGGTGCACGGTTTCCTCGGGCCGAACGGCGCGGGGAAGTCCACCACGATCCGCATCCTGCTCGGTCTGGCCAAGGCCAGCGGCGGTCGCGCCACCCTGTTCGGCCGGGAGCCGTGGAAGGACGCCGTCGACCTGCACCGGCGCATCGCATACGTCCCAGGCGATGTGAGCCTCTGGCCCAACCTGTCCGGAGGAGAGGCCATCGACCTGCTCGCCCGGCTGCGCGGAGGCACCGCGGACAAGGCCGTGTACGCCGAGCGCAAGAAGCGCCTGATCGACGTCTTCCAGCTCGACCCCACCAAGAAGGGCCGCGCGTACTCCAAGGGCAACCGGCAGAAGGTCGCGCTCGTCGCGGCGTTCGCCACCCCGGCAGACCTCTACATCCTGGACGAGCCGACCAGCGGCCTCGACCCGCTGATGGAGGCCACCTTCAACAGCGAGATCGCGCGGGTGGCCGGCGACGGCGCCACGGTGCTGTTGTCGAGTCACATCCTCTCCGAGGTGGAGCAGCTCTGCGACAGGGTCAGCATCATCCGGGCGGGCAGGACCGTGGAGTCCGGCACGCTCTCCGAACTGCGGCACCTGACCCGCACCGAGGTCTCCTTCGTGGCGGACGGGATCACGGATGCGCAACTCGCGCGCATCCCGAACGCCCACGACCTGCACACCTCCGATGGGCGGGTGCGCTTCACCGCGGACTCCGACAAGCTCTCCGGCGTACTCTCCGCGCTCGCCGAGCTGGACACCCAGGGCCTCACCGTCGCCCCTCCGTCGCTGGAGGAGCTGTTCCTGCGCCACTACGGCGACGAGCTCGCGGGGGCGAACGAACGATGA
- a CDS encoding MarR family transcriptional regulator, whose amino-acid sequence MARDERALNDVLEHAASVLTAAGFPKMPARVLMALTVTEQQGMTASELAERLSASPAGISGAVRYLQTIGIIRRVSQTGSRRDRYELPSDWYASMVRQSPVYAVLAGQADAGIAAVDDPDSLATERLRDMAGFYRFLEGRLPELIDEWEQVRASRS is encoded by the coding sequence GTGGCGAGAGACGAGCGGGCCCTCAACGATGTGCTCGAGCACGCCGCCTCGGTGCTCACAGCCGCCGGATTCCCGAAGATGCCCGCGCGCGTCCTGATGGCTCTCACCGTCACCGAGCAGCAGGGGATGACCGCCTCCGAACTCGCCGAACGCCTGTCCGCGAGCCCGGCAGGCATCTCCGGGGCGGTCAGGTATCTGCAGACCATCGGCATCATCCGACGTGTCTCCCAGACCGGCAGCCGCCGCGACCGCTACGAGCTGCCGAGCGACTGGTACGCGTCGATGGTGCGGCAGTCGCCGGTCTATGCGGTGCTCGCCGGCCAGGCCGACGCCGGCATCGCCGCCGTCGACGATCCTGACTCCCTGGCCACCGAGCGCCTCCGCGACATGGCGGGCTTCTACCGCTTCCTGGAGGGCCGCCTGCCCGAGCTCATCGACGAGTGGGAACAGGTCCGCGCGTCCCGTTCCTGA
- a CDS encoding M13-type metalloendopeptidase, whose amino-acid sequence MTLTSGIETSELDPAVRPQDDLFRHVNGKWISRTEIPADKARWGSFMILAEEAESAVREIIEAAQDAQEGTEERKFGDLFASFMDEDRIEALGTKPIESQLALASDVDSIPSLLETIGKLERHGLAGFYQLFVDNDPGNPERYLVFVEQSGISLPDESYFREDTFAPIREAFVSHIQRMFELAGFQDAPERAQRVFDLEKEIAAQHWDNVKSRDSEKTYNLYDWADAASLFAGDAADGADLSIWEKALGAPEGALAEVVLRQPSFTAGLAGLLTEERLESWKDWLAWQIIHGAAPYLSGDFVEANFDFYGRTLTGTPQMRARWKRGVSLVEGAMGEAVGRIYVDKHFPPTAKQAMDALVANLIEAYRQSIRTLEWMGEETRDRALDKLEKFTPKIGYPVKWRDYSALTVDPTDLVANVRAASLFEFNRELGKIGKPLDRDEWFMTPQTINAYYNPGFNEIVFPAAILQFPFFDETRDAAANYGAIGAVIGHEIGHGFDDQGSKFDGDGRLQDWWTAADRAAFEERTSSLIEQYNALAPAQVPDHHVNGALTIGENIGDLGGLGIAWKAYLLSLNGEEPPVVDGLTGAERFFLSWAQAWQQKGRDEEVIRLLAIDPHSPNEFRCNQIVRNIDDFYEAFGVSEGDALWLAPEERVTIW is encoded by the coding sequence ATGACCCTGACTTCCGGCATCGAAACCTCTGAACTCGATCCCGCCGTCCGGCCGCAGGACGACCTGTTCCGGCACGTGAACGGCAAATGGATCTCCCGCACCGAGATCCCAGCGGACAAGGCGCGCTGGGGCTCCTTCATGATCCTGGCGGAGGAGGCCGAATCGGCCGTCCGCGAGATCATCGAAGCGGCCCAGGATGCACAGGAGGGCACGGAGGAGCGTAAATTCGGCGACCTCTTCGCCAGCTTCATGGACGAGGACCGCATCGAAGCCCTCGGCACGAAGCCGATCGAGAGCCAGCTGGCGCTCGCGAGCGATGTGGACAGCATCCCGAGCCTCCTGGAGACCATCGGCAAACTGGAGCGTCACGGCCTCGCCGGCTTCTACCAGCTGTTCGTCGACAACGATCCGGGCAACCCGGAGCGCTACCTCGTGTTCGTCGAGCAGTCCGGCATCTCGCTGCCGGACGAGTCGTACTTCCGTGAAGACACCTTCGCGCCGATCAGGGAGGCGTTCGTCTCTCACATCCAGCGCATGTTCGAGCTCGCCGGGTTCCAGGATGCGCCGGAGCGTGCGCAGCGCGTGTTCGACCTGGAGAAGGAGATCGCCGCGCAGCACTGGGACAACGTGAAGTCGCGCGACTCGGAGAAGACGTACAACCTGTACGACTGGGCGGACGCCGCCTCCCTCTTCGCCGGCGACGCCGCGGACGGCGCCGACCTCAGCATCTGGGAGAAGGCGCTGGGTGCACCGGAGGGCGCCCTCGCGGAGGTCGTGCTGCGGCAGCCGTCGTTCACCGCGGGCCTCGCCGGGCTCCTCACCGAGGAGCGCCTCGAGTCGTGGAAGGACTGGCTGGCCTGGCAGATCATCCACGGAGCCGCCCCGTACCTGTCCGGCGATTTCGTCGAGGCGAACTTCGACTTCTACGGCCGCACCCTCACCGGCACCCCGCAGATGCGTGCGCGCTGGAAGCGCGGCGTCTCGCTCGTCGAGGGCGCGATGGGGGAGGCCGTCGGCCGCATCTACGTCGACAAGCACTTCCCGCCCACCGCCAAGCAGGCGATGGATGCGCTGGTCGCCAACCTCATCGAGGCGTACCGCCAGAGCATCCGGACCCTCGAGTGGATGGGCGAGGAGACCCGCGACCGCGCGCTCGACAAGCTGGAGAAGTTCACGCCGAAGATCGGGTACCCGGTGAAGTGGCGCGACTACTCGGCGCTCACGGTCGACCCGACCGACCTGGTCGCCAACGTGCGCGCTGCGAGCCTGTTCGAGTTCAACCGCGAGCTGGGCAAGATCGGCAAGCCGCTGGACCGCGATGAGTGGTTCATGACGCCGCAGACCATCAACGCCTACTACAACCCCGGCTTCAACGAGATCGTGTTCCCGGCGGCCATCCTGCAGTTCCCGTTCTTCGACGAGACGCGGGATGCTGCGGCCAACTACGGCGCGATCGGCGCGGTCATCGGGCACGAGATCGGCCACGGCTTCGACGACCAGGGCTCCAAGTTCGACGGAGACGGCCGCCTGCAGGACTGGTGGACGGCGGCGGACCGCGCGGCCTTCGAGGAACGCACCAGCAGCCTGATCGAGCAGTACAACGCGCTCGCTCCCGCGCAGGTGCCCGACCATCACGTGAACGGCGCACTCACCATCGGCGAGAACATCGGCGACCTGGGCGGTCTCGGCATCGCCTGGAAGGCCTACCTGCTGTCGCTGAACGGCGAGGAGCCTCCCGTGGTCGACGGCCTGACCGGCGCCGAACGGTTCTTCCTCAGCTGGGCGCAGGCCTGGCAGCAGAAGGGCCGCGACGAGGAGGTCATCCGTCTGCTGGCGATCGACCCGCACTCGCCGAACGAGTTCCGCTGCAACCAGATCGTCCGCAACATCGACGACTTCTACGAGGCGTTCGGCGTGTCGGAGGGCGACGCCCTGTGGCTCGCGCCGGAGGAGCGCGTCACCATCTGGTAG
- a CDS encoding serine hydrolase, producing the protein MTIQTQDSERRSRHASPRRGRHRGAVTPEDFSRGFSSLGQLALSGVQVSARATDLTTGAVLFSVDDHVVMPTASIGKVLLLVEVAARLQSGELSPLALLDRSPQDAVGNSGIWQHLAAPALPVADLAALVGATSDNLATNVLLRRVGLEAVSARTEALGLTRTALLDLVRDHRGPDDAPQLSVGSANELTWLFSSLARGEIVDAPTSQRVISWLSLNSDFSLVSSAFGLDPHAHRTSEHGILLVNKTGVDHGVRSEVGVLRGPRAGVTYAVSMYFDDASLASRLSVIDGMRTVGADLLEYVF; encoded by the coding sequence GTGACGATCCAGACCCAGGATTCCGAACGCCGCAGCAGGCATGCATCGCCTCGGCGCGGCCGGCATCGGGGGGCGGTGACGCCGGAGGATTTCAGCCGAGGATTCTCCTCCCTGGGTCAGCTGGCGCTCAGCGGCGTGCAAGTGTCCGCGCGCGCGACCGACCTGACCACCGGCGCCGTGCTGTTCTCCGTCGACGACCACGTCGTCATGCCGACCGCGAGCATCGGCAAGGTGCTGCTGCTGGTCGAGGTGGCGGCCCGCCTGCAGTCCGGCGAGCTGAGCCCGCTCGCCCTGCTCGACCGCTCCCCGCAGGATGCGGTGGGCAACTCCGGCATCTGGCAGCACCTCGCGGCACCCGCGCTTCCGGTGGCCGACCTGGCCGCGCTCGTCGGGGCCACCAGCGACAACCTGGCCACGAACGTCCTGCTGCGCCGTGTCGGCCTGGAGGCCGTGAGCGCCCGCACCGAGGCGCTCGGCCTCACCCGCACCGCCCTGCTCGACCTGGTCCGCGACCACCGGGGCCCGGACGACGCGCCTCAGCTCTCCGTCGGCAGTGCGAACGAGCTCACCTGGCTGTTCTCCTCCCTCGCCCGCGGCGAGATCGTCGACGCCCCCACCAGCCAGCGCGTCATCTCCTGGCTGTCGCTGAACAGCGACTTCTCGCTGGTGTCGAGCGCGTTCGGCCTCGACCCGCACGCCCACCGCACCTCCGAGCACGGCATCCTGCTCGTCAACAAGACCGGAGTGGACCACGGCGTCCGCAGCGAGGTCGGCGTGCTCCGCGGGCCCCGCGCCGGCGTCACGTACGCGGTGTCGATGTACTTCGACGACGCGAGTCTCGCCTCCCGCCTCTCGGTCATCGACGGGATGCGCACCGTCGGCGCCGACCTGCTGGAGTACGTCTTCTAG
- a CDS encoding NAD-dependent epimerase/dehydratase family protein, translated as MQADTTRTAMIIGGTGQIGAAAARRLAADGWSVLVAHRGSHSGDAALADLDVTTIRLDRDDTDALLAKARGHDLVLDTVAYEPRHADQLVRLAGDIGSLVVISTGSVYTGRNGGYLDIVTGPEDFPDYPIPLREDDATVDNRKRTYSPLKAAMERRLLAADDLPVSILRPGAIHGPFSPALREWFFIKRALDRRTRVVLSDDGANRFSTSSTVNIAELVALCAEQPGHRILNAVDDDNLSVAEIAQTVFAALDREVEIVTFPGPPVDGLGSTPWTVAHPLVLSMALATVELGYRAPVTYAESVRAAIDWAVREAHAAERRDESWEAVFPALADRAAADGWFDYAAEDAFLGGR; from the coding sequence ATGCAGGCCGACACCACCCGCACCGCCATGATCATCGGAGGCACAGGGCAGATCGGCGCTGCCGCCGCCCGCCGACTCGCCGCCGACGGCTGGTCGGTCCTCGTCGCCCACCGCGGCAGCCACTCCGGCGACGCGGCCCTCGCCGACCTCGACGTCACCACCATTCGCCTCGACCGCGACGACACGGATGCGCTGCTCGCCAAGGCGCGCGGCCACGACCTGGTGCTCGACACGGTGGCGTACGAACCGCGGCACGCCGACCAGCTCGTGCGGCTGGCCGGCGACATCGGCTCGCTCGTCGTCATCTCGACCGGTTCGGTGTACACCGGCAGGAACGGCGGATACCTCGACATCGTGACCGGGCCGGAGGATTTCCCCGACTACCCGATCCCGCTGCGCGAGGACGACGCGACCGTCGACAACCGGAAGCGCACGTACTCGCCGCTCAAGGCGGCGATGGAGCGGCGGCTGCTCGCCGCGGACGACCTGCCGGTGAGCATCTTGCGGCCGGGAGCCATCCACGGCCCGTTCAGCCCGGCGCTCCGCGAATGGTTCTTCATCAAGCGCGCGCTCGACCGCCGCACGCGCGTGGTGCTGTCCGACGACGGAGCCAACCGGTTCAGCACGTCGTCGACCGTGAACATCGCCGAGCTCGTCGCGCTGTGCGCCGAACAGCCGGGTCACCGCATCCTGAACGCGGTCGACGACGACAACCTGAGCGTCGCGGAGATCGCGCAGACCGTGTTCGCCGCTCTCGACAGGGAGGTCGAGATCGTCACCTTCCCCGGACCGCCGGTGGACGGGTTGGGCTCGACGCCGTGGACGGTCGCGCATCCACTGGTCCTGAGCATGGCACTGGCGACGGTCGAGCTGGGCTACCGCGCTCCGGTGACCTATGCGGAGTCGGTGCGCGCGGCGATCGACTGGGCCGTGCGCGAGGCGCACGCGGCGGAGCGCCGCGACGAGAGCTGGGAGGCGGTGTTCCCCGCGCTCGCGGACCGGGCAGCGGCCGACGGGTGGTTCGACTACGCGGCGGAGGATGCGTTCCTCGGCGGACGCTAG